A genome region from Planctomycetota bacterium includes the following:
- the atpF gene encoding F0F1 ATP synthase subunit B — translation MKIPVSFAMLAVLAPVAFGADDAHHAPLQAVPSPNQGLVTAITAVVVFVIVAAVLHVKVWPVIAGALDARSNKIREEIEAAEMARQQAKDALEQYQQSLAQARAEAQKMIEQARQQQTALAASLKAQADAELTAMRDRARKDIEAAKRAAVAEVYAEASNLGAMIAGKILKRQVTPADTQALVEESVTQLAASRN, via the coding sequence ATGAAGATCCCCGTGTCGTTCGCGATGCTCGCTGTGCTGGCCCCGGTCGCGTTCGGAGCCGACGATGCCCATCACGCGCCGCTGCAGGCCGTCCCCTCGCCCAACCAGGGGCTGGTGACGGCGATCACCGCGGTGGTGGTGTTCGTGATCGTGGCGGCGGTGCTGCACGTGAAGGTGTGGCCCGTGATCGCCGGGGCGCTCGACGCCCGGTCGAACAAGATCCGCGAAGAGATCGAGGCCGCCGAGATGGCCCGCCAGCAGGCCAAGGACGCGCTGGAGCAGTACCAGCAGTCGCTCGCGCAGGCGCGGGCCGAGGCCCAGAAGATGATCGAGCAGGCGCGCCAGCAGCAGACGGCGCTGGCGGCGTCGCTCAAGGCCCAGGCCGACGCGGAGCTGACGGCGATGCGCGACCGGGCCCGCAAGGACATCGAGGCCGCCAAGCGGGCGGCGGTGGCGGAGGTCTACGCCGAGGCGTCGAACCTCGGCGCGATGATCGCCGGCAAGATCCTGAAGCGCCAGGTGACCCCCGCCGACACCCAGGCGCTGGTCGAAGAATCGGTGACCCAGCTGGCGGCGTCGCGGAACTGA
- a CDS encoding ATP synthase F0 subunit C has protein sequence MGKGLAALGAGLAVVGGGLGIGLVGKAAVESIARQPEAAGKVQINMILAAALIEGATLFAVAVGFLA, from the coding sequence ATGGGCAAGGGCCTGGCGGCGCTGGGCGCGGGCCTGGCGGTGGTGGGCGGCGGGCTGGGCATCGGCCTGGTCGGCAAGGCCGCCGTCGAGTCGATCGCCCGCCAGCCCGAGGCGGCCGGCAAGGTGCAGATCAACATGATCCTGGCGGCGGCGCTGATCGAAGGCGCGACGCTGTTCGCGGTGGCCGTGGGCTTCCTGGCCTAA
- the atpB gene encoding F0F1 ATP synthase subunit A, with amino-acid sequence MHQLFTLAADDPAQHVYNHPFLKTDHGLWLWSGNQGNLVLGGVLLVLGMLWVAGRIRTGPDTMGADRYLTRGRFPQMIEVICLYLREEVVRPLLHDRTNKVTPFLWTIFFFILINNLLGLVPLMDIVHIAIPDLKADHETFIGGTATQNIWVTGALAVIAGIFFNIAAIQRLGIGGYFAHMTAGSPWFVAWLIFLLEFAGQVLIKPVALALRLFANMTAGHILLATLFGFVGQVWGKSLLIQAPVTLISVVGAIAIMFLELFVAFLQAFIFMFLTTVFISLMDHSDEHGHEHEHAHAPGHEHAHA; translated from the coding sequence ATGCACCAGTTGTTCACTCTCGCCGCCGACGACCCCGCCCAGCACGTGTACAACCACCCGTTCCTCAAGACGGACCACGGGCTGTGGCTGTGGTCCGGCAATCAGGGGAACCTGGTGCTGGGGGGCGTGCTGCTGGTGCTGGGCATGCTGTGGGTCGCCGGGCGGATCCGCACGGGCCCGGACACGATGGGCGCGGACCGGTACCTCACGCGGGGTCGGTTCCCGCAGATGATCGAGGTGATCTGCCTGTACCTGCGCGAGGAGGTCGTCCGCCCGCTGCTGCACGATCGCACGAACAAGGTGACGCCGTTCCTCTGGACGATCTTTTTCTTCATCCTGATCAACAACCTGCTGGGGCTGGTCCCGCTGATGGACATCGTGCACATCGCGATCCCGGACCTGAAGGCGGACCACGAGACGTTCATCGGCGGGACGGCGACGCAGAACATCTGGGTGACCGGAGCGCTCGCCGTCATCGCGGGCATCTTCTTCAACATCGCGGCGATCCAGCGGCTGGGGATCGGCGGGTACTTCGCGCACATGACGGCGGGCTCGCCCTGGTTCGTGGCGTGGCTGATCTTCCTGCTGGAGTTCGCGGGGCAGGTGCTGATCAAGCCGGTGGCGCTGGCGCTGCGTCTGTTCGCGAACATGACCGCCGGGCACATCCTGCTGGCGACGCTGTTCGGGTTCGTGGGGCAGGTGTGGGGCAAGAGCCTGCTGATCCAGGCGCCGGTGACGCTGATCAGCGTCGTCGGGGCGATCGCGATCATGTTCCTGGAGCTGTTCGTCGCGTTCCTGCAGGCGTTCATCTTCATGTTCCTCACGACGGTGTTCATCTCTCTCATGGATCACTCGGACGAGCATGGGCACGAACACGAGCACGCCCATGCCCCCGGCCACGAGCACGCGCACGCGTGA
- a CDS encoding AtpZ/AtpI family protein gives MSDSPPPDVPPPDFSPPDPGPWSGGHDHTPGEDARHDVAFIPPTPEPPPIPSVLLHPVRAPAETGASRRTSLSEMGKAWGVAMEFMFTIAGGLLIGVAADLYFKSTPTGALIGLGLGFAYALWRILRRTLLEERARERARGGERAGSPGPGQRPGDGPRGARKP, from the coding sequence GTGAGCGACTCCCCCCCGCCGGACGTTCCGCCCCCCGACTTTTCCCCGCCCGACCCCGGGCCGTGGAGCGGCGGGCACGACCACACTCCCGGTGAGGACGCCCGCCACGACGTCGCGTTCATTCCCCCAACGCCCGAGCCCCCGCCGATCCCGTCGGTGCTGCTGCACCCGGTGCGAGCCCCCGCCGAGACGGGCGCATCACGCCGCACCTCGCTCAGCGAGATGGGCAAGGCCTGGGGCGTGGCGATGGAGTTCATGTTCACCATCGCGGGCGGGCTGCTCATCGGCGTCGCAGCCGATCTCTACTTCAAGTCGACGCCCACGGGCGCACTCATCGGGCTGGGGCTGGGCTTCGCGTACGCGCTCTGGCGGATCCTGCGTCGCACCCTGCTCGAGGAGCGTGCCCGCGAGCGGGCGAGGGGTGGCGAGCGCGCCGGGAGCCCGGGACCGGGGCAGCGCCCGGGGGACGGCCCGCGGGGCGCGCGCAAACCGTGA